In a genomic window of Temperatibacter marinus:
- a CDS encoding protein-L-isoaspartate O-methyltransferase family protein, with protein sequence MTDFVTARTAMVDSQLRPNEVNETSITKAMLSVPRERFVPKAKRAVAYVDEDIEVASGRYIMEPRVFGRLLSAATVQSTDLVLDIAPATGYSSAVLSQMADAVVALEADKKLVESAESKLAEIDAVNVAVIDGDMAKGVAKQGPFDVIVINGAVEEVPKALIKQLKDGGRLVCVLIEGGVGRGHLVKKTEDGIEARHLFDANARPVPGFQKEEAFTFA encoded by the coding sequence GTGACAGATTTCGTAACAGCTAGAACAGCGATGGTGGATAGCCAATTGCGTCCTAATGAAGTGAATGAAACATCAATTACCAAAGCGATGCTTTCTGTTCCTCGTGAGCGCTTTGTTCCGAAGGCAAAACGCGCTGTTGCTTATGTTGATGAAGATATCGAAGTTGCCAGTGGTCGTTATATCATGGAGCCTCGCGTTTTTGGTCGCTTGCTTTCTGCAGCTACCGTTCAATCGACAGACCTCGTCTTGGATATAGCACCTGCAACAGGCTATTCTTCTGCTGTTTTATCGCAGATGGCTGACGCAGTTGTTGCATTAGAGGCTGATAAAAAATTGGTCGAATCAGCGGAAAGTAAGTTGGCTGAAATTGATGCGGTGAATGTGGCCGTTATAGACGGCGATATGGCAAAGGGTGTCGCAAAACAAGGGCCTTTTGATGTGATTGTCATTAATGGGGCTGTTGAAGAGGTGCCGAAAGCCTTGATCAAGCAACTTAAAGACGGTGGGCGACTTGTATGCGTTTTGATCGAAGGCGGTGTTGGTCGCGGACATTTGGTGAAGAAAACTGAAGACGGCATTGAAGCCCGTCACTTGTTTGATGCAAATGCGCGCCCTGTACCAGGGTTTCAAAAAGAAGAAGCCTTTACATTCGCGTAA
- a CDS encoding TolC family outer membrane protein, giving the protein MNNKGLVSRLAIAAILGTSFAGTSVSADTLKEALAKAYKTNPTLMAQREALKATDETVARARSGYLPSLNGSYTDVHSRQEDSRLNASGNIDNSKSQRRSLSLTARQNIFSGFSTRYADKQAQENVKAGVAQLLNTEQRVMLDGVTAYMNVLRDKSVVELNENQVKVLERNLQAAQDRFRVGEITRTDVAQSEARLEGAKSNLQSAEASYASSRATYQRIVGELPQTLENPDALPKLPASLDDAVVIATEQAPGVMIARHTERAAAYGVNRTQGSLYPSVDLSANFTRNMEPHSSFTNSAYNSQSVTLSVTVPLYQGGATYADIRRAKRVKSQRRLQILEAERTATANTFIAWDNLRAASGRIKSSQAQVRANEIALEGVRQESAVGSRTTLDVLNQEQELLNARVGLIRAQRDEFVAAYNLLASTGQLTAKSLGLSVEYYDPKKNYKAVKNKFIGG; this is encoded by the coding sequence ATGAATAATAAGGGACTTGTCTCTCGCCTTGCTATTGCAGCTATTTTGGGAACATCATTCGCGGGAACGTCTGTTTCTGCAGACACACTCAAAGAAGCTTTAGCAAAAGCTTATAAAACCAATCCAACATTGATGGCTCAGCGTGAAGCGCTGAAAGCGACGGATGAAACTGTTGCGCGTGCACGCAGTGGTTACCTGCCATCTTTAAACGGATCCTATACAGATGTGCATAGCAGGCAGGAAGATTCCCGCCTGAATGCCTCAGGAAATATTGATAATTCTAAATCACAGCGCCGCTCTTTATCTTTGACAGCGCGTCAGAATATTTTCTCAGGCTTCAGCACGCGTTATGCTGATAAACAAGCGCAAGAAAATGTGAAAGCAGGTGTTGCTCAGCTGCTCAATACAGAACAGCGTGTTATGCTGGACGGTGTTACGGCTTATATGAATGTACTCCGTGACAAATCTGTAGTTGAGTTGAATGAAAATCAAGTGAAAGTTCTTGAGCGTAATCTTCAAGCTGCGCAAGATCGATTTCGTGTTGGTGAAATTACACGTACTGATGTTGCTCAATCTGAAGCGCGCTTAGAAGGTGCTAAATCTAATTTGCAGTCGGCAGAAGCATCGTATGCATCTAGTCGTGCAACCTATCAACGTATTGTTGGCGAGCTGCCGCAAACGCTTGAAAATCCTGACGCTTTGCCTAAGCTACCAGCATCTCTAGATGATGCAGTTGTAATTGCGACAGAGCAGGCGCCAGGCGTCATGATTGCCCGACATACAGAACGTGCGGCTGCTTACGGTGTAAACCGTACACAGGGTTCGTTATATCCTTCTGTAGACTTGTCTGCTAACTTTACACGCAATATGGAACCCCATAGCAGCTTTACAAATTCTGCGTATAACAGTCAGTCTGTAACCTTGAGTGTAACTGTGCCGCTCTATCAAGGCGGGGCTACTTATGCTGATATTCGTCGAGCAAAGCGTGTTAAGTCACAGCGCCGTCTTCAAATTCTAGAAGCGGAGCGGACTGCGACAGCTAACACATTCATTGCTTGGGATAATCTCAGAGCTGCTTCAGGTCGTATTAAATCTTCTCAAGCACAAGTTCGTGCCAATGAGATCGCTTTGGAGGGTGTTCGTCAAGAATCAGCTGTTGGCTCAAGAACAACATTAGATGTATTGAACCAAGAGCAAGAATTATTGAACGCTCGTGTGGGGCTTATTCGTGCTCAACGTGATGAGTTTGTTGCGGCCTATAACTTACTTGCTTCAACTGGACAGTTAACCGCTAAGTCTCTGGGGTTGAGCGTTGAGTATTACGATCCAAAGAAAAACTATAAAGCCGTAAAGAATAAATTTATCGGTGGCTAG
- a CDS encoding DUF2497 domain-containing protein: MSDTDEEPTMEEILASIRRIISDESEEEDLPQEEAADEVADEVVPVAEPEPEPEPEPEPEPEPEPVPEVFEEPEPAPAPAPAPAPAPAPAPEPAPAPVAAMEEDILDLTEHAPQEPVYEQPAAYAAPMNAPVDPIVSNSTEQITQTSFEQLTHMMVANYPGAENTLEGLVREMLKPMLQGWLDQYLPGIVQDAVDREVARISRRK; the protein is encoded by the coding sequence ATGAGCGATACAGACGAAGAACCAACTATGGAAGAAATTCTGGCGTCCATCCGCCGGATTATATCTGACGAGTCTGAAGAGGAAGACTTACCTCAAGAAGAAGCTGCTGATGAAGTGGCTGATGAAGTCGTGCCTGTAGCAGAGCCTGAACCTGAGCCAGAACCAGAGCCAGAGCCAGAGCCAGAGCCAGAACCTGTTCCGGAAGTATTCGAAGAGCCAGAGCCCGCGCCCGCGCCTGCGCCTGCGCCTGCCCCTGCGCCTGCGCCTGCCCCTGAGCCGGCACCAGCACCTGTTGCAGCCATGGAAGAAGATATTCTTGATTTAACAGAGCACGCACCTCAAGAGCCTGTTTATGAGCAACCAGCAGCATATGCAGCACCGATGAATGCTCCTGTTGATCCGATTGTGTCTAATTCTACCGAGCAGATCACTCAAACTTCGTTTGAACAGCTGACTCATATGATGGTTGCAAATTATCCTGGAGCTGAGAATACTTTAGAAGGTTTGGTTCGTGAAATGCTGAAGCCAATGCTTCAGGGCTGGTTGGATCAGTATTTGCCGGGTATAGTACAAGATGCTGTGGACCGTGAAGTCGCAAGGATTTCTCGAAGAAAGTAG
- a CDS encoding valine--tRNA ligase, giving the protein MALDKTYDPKEIETKWYAHWETSNAFAAGKGAVDGAEPYVIVMPPPNVTGSLHMGHALDNTLQDVLIRFERLRGKDVLWQPGTDHAGIATQMVVERQMDAEGIKRTDLGREKFLERVWEWKAESGGTITSQLRRLGASCDWSREAFTMDEPRSKAVLKKFVQLYKEGLLYKDNRLVNWDPKLKTAISDLEVEQKEVDGHFWHFKYPLEDGSGFIEIATTRPETMLGDSGVCAHPDDARYKDFIGKKVRLPLTDRLIPVVADEHADPEQGTGALKVTPAHDFNDFEIGKRHDLELINVMDQNGAMTNCPEKYKGLDRFDARKQIVADMEALGLLIKVEPHKHMVPYGDRGGVVIEPWLTAQWYVDAETLAKPALEAVKTGATNFIPKNWEKTYFHWMENIQQWCVSRQLWWGHRIPAWYAPDGTVFVEETEELAQAAALEKFGEAVALTRDPDVLDTWFSSAMWPYSTLGWTGDESDTDSETVARYYPNATLVTGFDIIFFWVARMMMSGIHFMGEAPFKNVYIHALVRDEKGAKMSKSKGNVIDPLEFCDKYGADALRFTLTSMEAQGRDIKMSEKRVEGYRNFGTKLWNASRFCEMNGIAGSNSVEAPAATLAVNKWIIGEVAKAAQGLTTALDGFKFNEASDAIYHFTWGTFCDWYVELIKPVFWGEDETLKEETRLVAGWVLDQILVLLHPFMPHITEELWHATKEDRAYDLIHANWPTATAIDVTASEDIDWLTSLISEIRSVKAEANVAPSAEVDLHVLKAGEEAALENKMENYWGFISKLARVKNVSFTDPSDLPKASLRFVVAGQGYGIPLEGLIDLDAERSRLKKSIEKLNKEAGSIRGRLKNAGFVAKAPEHVIEQAKEQLADLDAQIEKTEGALDRLG; this is encoded by the coding sequence ATGGCACTCGACAAGACATATGATCCGAAAGAGATTGAGACAAAATGGTACGCCCACTGGGAAACTTCTAATGCTTTTGCTGCTGGAAAAGGTGCAGTCGATGGCGCAGAACCATATGTCATCGTTATGCCGCCGCCTAATGTTACAGGCAGCCTTCATATGGGGCATGCTCTTGATAATACGCTTCAGGACGTCTTGATCCGTTTTGAACGATTACGTGGTAAGGATGTTTTATGGCAACCGGGGACTGATCATGCGGGTATTGCAACTCAAATGGTTGTTGAGCGTCAAATGGATGCAGAAGGGATTAAACGGACTGATCTTGGACGTGAAAAATTCCTAGAGCGTGTTTGGGAATGGAAAGCGGAATCAGGAGGAACCATCACCAGTCAATTACGGCGTTTGGGCGCCAGTTGTGATTGGTCTCGTGAGGCCTTTACTATGGACGAGCCTCGTAGCAAGGCTGTTCTGAAGAAGTTTGTCCAGCTTTATAAAGAAGGACTTCTCTACAAAGATAATCGTTTGGTGAACTGGGATCCTAAATTAAAAACGGCGATTTCCGATTTGGAAGTTGAACAAAAAGAAGTGGATGGTCATTTTTGGCATTTCAAATACCCTTTAGAGGATGGCTCAGGGTTTATCGAGATTGCAACAACCCGTCCTGAAACAATGTTGGGGGATAGCGGTGTTTGTGCCCATCCGGATGATGCGCGGTATAAAGATTTTATAGGTAAGAAGGTGAGACTTCCTCTTACAGACCGCCTAATCCCTGTCGTCGCTGATGAGCATGCAGATCCGGAGCAGGGGACCGGTGCATTGAAAGTAACACCAGCACATGACTTTAATGATTTTGAAATTGGAAAAAGGCACGATTTAGAGCTGATTAACGTGATGGATCAGAACGGTGCTATGACCAATTGTCCCGAGAAATATAAAGGGCTGGATCGCTTTGACGCTCGCAAGCAAATAGTTGCGGATATGGAGGCTCTTGGCCTGCTTATAAAGGTTGAGCCCCATAAACATATGGTGCCCTATGGAGACCGCGGCGGTGTTGTCATCGAACCGTGGTTGACAGCTCAGTGGTACGTAGATGCTGAAACTTTAGCGAAACCTGCTCTCGAAGCAGTGAAGACTGGCGCTACGAATTTTATCCCAAAAAATTGGGAGAAAACATATTTCCACTGGATGGAGAACATCCAGCAGTGGTGTGTTTCTCGTCAGCTTTGGTGGGGGCACCGCATTCCTGCTTGGTATGCGCCAGATGGTACAGTATTTGTTGAAGAAACAGAAGAGCTGGCGCAGGCTGCTGCTTTAGAAAAATTTGGAGAAGCTGTTGCTCTCACAAGGGATCCAGATGTTCTTGATACTTGGTTCTCCTCTGCAATGTGGCCGTATAGCACATTGGGATGGACGGGCGATGAGAGTGATACTGACAGCGAAACTGTCGCCCGTTATTATCCGAATGCAACGCTTGTCACTGGATTTGATATCATTTTCTTCTGGGTTGCCCGCATGATGATGTCTGGTATTCACTTTATGGGTGAAGCACCGTTTAAGAATGTTTATATCCATGCTCTTGTTCGCGATGAAAAAGGCGCGAAAATGTCCAAATCAAAAGGCAACGTGATTGATCCTCTTGAGTTCTGCGATAAATACGGGGCGGATGCTCTGCGCTTTACGCTGACATCTATGGAAGCCCAAGGCCGTGACATTAAGATGAGTGAGAAACGTGTCGAAGGCTATCGTAATTTCGGCACTAAACTTTGGAATGCAAGTCGTTTTTGTGAAATGAACGGGATTGCAGGCTCGAACAGTGTTGAGGCTCCTGCAGCGACTCTCGCTGTGAATAAGTGGATTATCGGGGAGGTGGCTAAAGCCGCTCAAGGGCTGACAACTGCGCTTGATGGCTTTAAATTTAATGAAGCATCCGATGCGATCTATCACTTCACATGGGGAACTTTCTGTGATTGGTATGTAGAATTAATCAAGCCTGTATTCTGGGGCGAAGACGAAACGCTGAAGGAAGAAACACGTCTAGTTGCTGGCTGGGTATTGGATCAAATTTTGGTTTTGCTTCATCCCTTTATGCCGCACATTACGGAAGAACTATGGCATGCAACCAAAGAGGACCGTGCTTATGACCTTATTCATGCCAATTGGCCTACAGCAACAGCTATAGATGTGACAGCATCTGAGGATATTGACTGGTTGACGTCATTAATCTCTGAAATTAGATCTGTGAAAGCGGAGGCAAATGTTGCCCCATCTGCTGAGGTGGATCTGCACGTGTTAAAAGCTGGGGAAGAGGCAGCTCTTGAAAATAAAATGGAAAACTACTGGGGTTTCATTTCTAAGCTCGCGCGGGTGAAGAATGTTAGTTTCACTGACCCGTCCGACTTACCAAAAGCGTCACTTCGGTTTGTTGTAGCCGGTCAGGGGTATGGAATTCCTCTTGAAGGCCTGATTGATCTTGATGCCGAACGCAGTCGTTTGAAGAAGAGTATTGAGAAGCTAAACAAAGAAGCTGGTTCTATTCGAGGGCGATTGAAGAATGCTGGCTTTGTCGCGAAAGCACCAGAGCATGTGATTGAACAGGCGAAAGAACAATTGGCTGATCTAGATGCTCAAATCGAAAAAACAGAGGGTGCTCTCGATCGACTTGGGTAA
- a CDS encoding VOC family protein, which translates to MIGYTTLGTNDLQKSSAFYDALMAELGAKRIMDDGNFIVWGSSLDKPGFSITAPFDGKTATVGNGTMIALTGESNAHVDAVYKKALELGATCEGGPGDRGVPGMNFYAAYFRDLDGNKLNCFCTTGE; encoded by the coding sequence ATGATCGGTTATACGACACTTGGAACAAATGATTTACAGAAAAGCAGTGCTTTTTATGACGCCCTTATGGCTGAATTAGGGGCAAAACGTATTATGGACGACGGTAATTTCATCGTATGGGGCAGCAGTTTAGACAAGCCTGGATTTTCAATTACTGCACCTTTTGATGGCAAGACGGCGACAGTTGGAAACGGGACAATGATAGCTTTAACAGGTGAAAGCAATGCCCATGTTGATGCTGTTTATAAAAAAGCCCTTGAACTTGGTGCAACTTGTGAAGGGGGCCCGGGTGACCGCGGTGTACCCGGCATGAATTTTTATGCCGCATATTTTCGTGACTTAGATGGCAATAAACTCAACTGTTTTTGCACCACTGGGGAATAG
- a CDS encoding UbiD family decarboxylase yields MAYNSLRDFMDELEADGDLVRISHPVSTELEMTEIQTRVLHAGGPALLFENVLNERGEKSSMPVLVNLFGTVERVARGMECKPEDMRQVGETLAFLRQPEPPRGFKDALDLLPLAKKVLSMRPKNVSKGPVQEVVLEGENVDLFSLPIQTCWPGEPAPLITWPLVVTKGPSKDKEDDYNLGIYRMQRLGKNKAIMRWLKHRGGAQQYARWKKEKPEPLPVACVLGADPGTILAAVTPVPDTLSEYQFAGLLRGKKVPLVDCKTVPLKVPATAEIVLEGYISLDDYADEGPYGDHTGYYNSVEQFPVMTITAITMRKEPIYLSTYTGRPPDEPAVLGEALNEVFIPLIQQQFPEIVDFWLPPEGCSYRIAVVSIKKAYAGHAKRVMMGVWSYLRQFVYTKFVIIVDEDINCRDWKDVMWAISTRMDPVRDIVTVENTPIDYLDFASPESGLGGKLGMDATNKMGNETHREWGTEIRMDQEVIDKVDSIWSDLGISGNYKKIWK; encoded by the coding sequence ATGGCATATAACAGCTTACGGGATTTTATGGATGAATTAGAAGCCGACGGTGATTTGGTGCGCATCTCACATCCGGTTTCCACTGAACTTGAAATGACTGAAATCCAAACCCGTGTCCTTCATGCTGGAGGCCCAGCACTTTTATTTGAAAACGTGCTGAATGAACGCGGTGAAAAATCCTCAATGCCAGTTTTGGTAAATTTATTTGGGACGGTCGAGCGCGTTGCCAGAGGAATGGAATGTAAGCCTGAGGACATGCGACAAGTCGGTGAGACGTTAGCCTTCCTCAGACAGCCAGAACCGCCGCGAGGCTTTAAGGATGCTCTTGATCTATTGCCTCTGGCTAAAAAAGTTTTATCAATGCGTCCTAAAAATGTTTCTAAAGGCCCTGTGCAGGAGGTGGTCTTAGAGGGTGAAAATGTTGATCTCTTCTCACTACCAATTCAAACTTGCTGGCCTGGCGAACCTGCGCCGCTAATCACTTGGCCTCTTGTGGTCACCAAAGGCCCTTCCAAGGATAAGGAAGATGATTACAATCTAGGCATCTATAGGATGCAACGGCTTGGCAAAAACAAAGCCATTATGCGTTGGCTCAAGCATCGCGGGGGGGCACAACAATATGCACGCTGGAAGAAAGAAAAACCAGAACCTTTGCCTGTTGCCTGTGTTCTTGGTGCCGACCCAGGCACGATTCTAGCTGCCGTGACGCCTGTGCCCGACACGCTCTCTGAATATCAATTCGCAGGATTGTTGCGCGGCAAAAAAGTCCCCTTGGTTGATTGCAAGACAGTCCCCCTAAAAGTCCCAGCCACGGCTGAAATCGTTCTAGAAGGATATATAAGCTTAGACGACTATGCAGATGAGGGTCCATACGGGGATCATACGGGCTATTATAATAGTGTAGAACAATTCCCCGTTATGACAATCACAGCTATAACAATGCGCAAAGAGCCAATTTACTTATCAACATATACGGGCAGGCCACCAGATGAACCAGCGGTCCTCGGAGAAGCTCTAAACGAGGTCTTTATCCCGCTAATCCAACAACAATTTCCTGAAATTGTTGATTTCTGGCTTCCACCAGAGGGTTGTAGCTATAGAATTGCAGTGGTTAGCATCAAAAAGGCCTACGCTGGGCATGCGAAACGCGTCATGATGGGTGTTTGGTCCTATCTACGACAATTTGTTTATACCAAATTTGTTATTATTGTCGATGAGGACATCAACTGCCGTGACTGGAAAGATGTCATGTGGGCCATATCAACACGGATGGATCCTGTGCGAGACATTGTCACTGTTGAGAACACCCCCATAGACTACCTTGACTTTGCCAGTCCAGAAAGCGGGCTTGGCGGCAAACTAGGGATGGATGCTACCAATAAAATGGGCAATGAAACCCACCGAGAATGGGGGACTGAGATCAGAATGGATCAAGAGGTCATCGATAAAGTCGACAGCATTTGGTCCGACCTTGGCATTTCGGGCAACTATAAAAAAATCTGGAAGTAA
- the hutI gene encoding imidazolonepropionase: MWDKLIKNIHISSMAGSNDSATGNIKNAALGIKDGDIVYIGPESNLPKKPLDQLSNCIIDGEEGWALPGFIDCHTHLVYAGNRSGEFKARLDGASYEDIAKAGGGILATVKATRAASEEELIEQSLPRLQALIQSGVTTIEIKSGYGLTLEDEIKMLKAAIQLEATTGITVTTTLLAAHSIPPEYKDRADAYIDHICAEIIPAALEAECVDAVDAFCEGIAFSPEQVKRVFAYAKAEGLDVKLHADQLSDLGGGALAADYNALSADHIEYASLESIKAMAEKNTVATLLPGAFYNLKETQTPPVKHLREYGVPIALATDCNPGSSPVMNIQLMLHMGCTLFGLTVDEALLGITKNAALALGMDETHGSLEVGKVADINLFKITDPADLVYNIGGIEPQMTFKDGIQL; the protein is encoded by the coding sequence ATGTGGGATAAGCTCATTAAAAATATACATATTTCTTCTATGGCAGGGTCTAATGATTCTGCCACAGGAAATATTAAAAATGCCGCCCTTGGCATCAAAGACGGCGATATTGTTTACATCGGTCCAGAATCAAACCTCCCTAAAAAACCTTTAGATCAGCTTTCAAACTGCATCATAGACGGCGAAGAGGGTTGGGCGCTTCCAGGTTTCATTGATTGCCATACACATCTTGTCTATGCAGGCAATAGGAGCGGCGAATTTAAAGCCCGTCTTGACGGTGCAAGCTATGAAGACATAGCCAAAGCAGGCGGCGGTATTTTAGCCACTGTAAAGGCCACGCGAGCGGCTAGTGAAGAAGAACTTATTGAACAATCCCTGCCCCGCCTTCAAGCATTAATCCAAAGCGGCGTAACCACCATCGAAATAAAATCCGGCTACGGCCTAACTTTAGAAGATGAAATTAAAATGCTAAAGGCGGCCATCCAGCTTGAAGCCACTACAGGCATTACTGTAACAACCACCCTACTTGCAGCGCATTCTATACCGCCAGAATATAAAGACCGAGCTGACGCCTATATTGATCATATCTGCGCTGAAATCATTCCTGCTGCTCTTGAAGCTGAATGTGTTGATGCAGTCGACGCCTTCTGTGAAGGCATTGCCTTCTCACCGGAGCAAGTGAAACGCGTCTTTGCCTATGCCAAAGCAGAGGGTCTAGACGTTAAACTTCATGCCGATCAGCTCTCTGACCTTGGCGGTGGTGCTCTTGCTGCTGACTACAATGCTCTTTCAGCTGATCATATTGAATATGCAAGCCTAGAAAGCATAAAGGCCATGGCAGAAAAAAATACAGTTGCAACCCTCTTACCTGGTGCCTTTTATAATTTAAAAGAAACACAAACACCCCCCGTCAAACATTTAAGGGAATACGGCGTTCCCATCGCGCTGGCAACAGATTGTAATCCAGGCAGCAGCCCCGTAATGAATATTCAATTAATGCTGCATATGGGCTGTACACTTTTTGGTTTAACTGTCGATGAAGCCTTGCTTGGCATTACCAAGAATGCAGCACTTGCGCTTGGTATGGATGAGACCCACGGCAGTTTAGAAGTAGGAAAAGTGGCAGATATTAATCTTTTCAAAATCACGGATCCTGCTGACCTTGTTTATAACATAGGGGGCATAGAGCCTCAAATGACCTTTAAAGACGGTATCCAGTTATAA
- a CDS encoding formimidoylglutamate deiminase — translation MLNVHKNQIVQIIYCKSAHVEGKFRENVQITIDDLGVISSIEWHKDFPEDVQIFGHALPGMANVHSHAFQRAMAGLAEYRVPGKNSFWSWREAMYSLADCMSPDLLYAIARQLYVELLKAGYTSIGEFHYVHNSHEGEAAQMAQSVIGAAQSVGLPMTFLPVLYQTSDFGAMGAEMQQQPFLHRIPAFFRLLDEIRPSLGKDDNLGIAIHSLRAVPEAPLKEAIARFSSGPIHIHIAEQRKEVEDCIAFTTKRPVEWLLDTFSIDERWTLIHATHLTKIECERLAFTGAVAGLCPATEANLGDGFFPSKEYMDYGGAWAIGSDSHISTDLREELKQLEYNERLLKQERCVLAKEDGHVGEFLYHNAALGGAQSLDQPIGELKVGKRADLVILDLTAPQLINASYGQILDSFIFTGQACPIDRVMVAGQWRIVDGQHPIEEEVLNEYREAIKALNERDV, via the coding sequence ATGCTTAACGTTCATAAAAACCAAATTGTGCAGATTATTTATTGCAAATCAGCTCATGTTGAAGGTAAGTTTCGAGAGAATGTCCAGATCACTATTGACGATCTAGGCGTCATATCCTCCATTGAGTGGCATAAAGATTTTCCAGAGGATGTTCAGATTTTTGGGCACGCTCTACCTGGTATGGCCAATGTGCATTCACATGCCTTTCAGCGAGCAATGGCAGGCCTCGCTGAGTATAGAGTACCCGGTAAGAATAGTTTCTGGAGTTGGCGAGAAGCCATGTATTCCCTTGCGGATTGTATGAGCCCAGACCTGCTTTATGCCATCGCACGGCAGCTTTATGTAGAGCTCTTAAAAGCAGGCTACACATCTATAGGTGAATTCCACTATGTGCATAATAGCCATGAAGGCGAAGCCGCTCAGATGGCTCAGTCTGTCATAGGTGCAGCACAGTCGGTCGGGCTACCAATGACGTTTTTGCCTGTTTTGTACCAGACGTCAGATTTTGGCGCCATGGGTGCTGAAATGCAGCAACAGCCATTTTTGCACCGAATTCCGGCTTTCTTTAGATTGCTGGATGAGATCAGACCGTCTTTGGGCAAGGATGATAATTTAGGGATTGCCATTCATAGCCTCCGGGCCGTTCCCGAGGCGCCGCTAAAAGAAGCGATTGCCCGGTTTTCTTCTGGACCCATTCATATTCATATCGCGGAACAAAGAAAAGAAGTCGAGGACTGTATAGCATTTACCACAAAACGTCCTGTTGAATGGTTACTGGATACATTTTCTATAGATGAGAGATGGACACTTATTCACGCTACGCATCTCACAAAAATTGAATGTGAGCGGCTTGCATTTACTGGAGCTGTTGCGGGGTTGTGTCCTGCAACAGAAGCAAATCTAGGGGATGGTTTCTTTCCGTCTAAGGAATATATGGATTACGGGGGAGCTTGGGCAATTGGATCTGATAGCCATATAAGTACGGATCTAAGAGAAGAATTGAAACAACTTGAATATAATGAGCGTCTCTTAAAACAAGAGCGCTGTGTTCTAGCCAAAGAAGATGGTCATGTAGGTGAATTCCTCTATCATAATGCAGCCCTTGGAGGGGCTCAATCCTTGGATCAGCCTATTGGAGAATTAAAAGTTGGCAAACGGGCTGATCTGGTGATTTTAGATCTGACGGCCCCGCAGCTAATCAATGCTTCCTATGGTCAAATTTTAGACAGTTTTATCTTCACAGGACAGGCATGCCCAATTGACAGAGTTATGGTTGCGGGACAGTGGCGCATCGTTGACGGCCAGCACCCCATAGAAGAAGAAGTATTAAACGAGTATAGAGAGGCGATTAAAGCCTTAAACGAGAGAGATGTATGA
- a CDS encoding UTRA domain-containing protein, which translates to MTQPVARYLRVKNHIIDLIAKGDLTVGDQVPSENQLVKDMGISRMTVNRAFKELEAESQIVRRAGLGSFVAEKRVHGEALKVVGIRNEIESRGEIWSTKIIECGFAKLAVAMAGEMELNAGSRVFRLRAVHFGNGIPIELEDRLINPKVVPEVDGADFTKTSSAEFLLDIAPLLKAEHQIRALEAGKEEAIYLDVDRGDACLQIKRRTWTGKQVASVARLTYPGSRYELTARFDNA; encoded by the coding sequence ATGACCCAGCCAGTGGCAAGATATTTACGCGTAAAAAATCATATTATAGATCTGATCGCCAAAGGTGATCTAACTGTTGGCGATCAAGTGCCCTCAGAAAATCAATTGGTCAAAGATATGGGCATCTCGCGCATGACAGTGAATCGCGCTTTCAAAGAACTCGAAGCAGAAAGTCAGATTGTACGGCGTGCAGGGCTCGGATCATTTGTCGCTGAGAAAAGGGTTCACGGTGAAGCATTAAAAGTTGTGGGAATTCGCAATGAAATTGAAAGCCGGGGAGAGATTTGGTCTACGAAAATCATAGAATGCGGTTTTGCTAAGCTCGCGGTAGCAATGGCTGGCGAAATGGAGCTGAATGCTGGAAGCCGCGTGTTTAGGTTGCGAGCCGTGCATTTTGGGAACGGGATCCCCATTGAGTTAGAAGATCGCCTTATAAACCCTAAAGTCGTTCCTGAAGTGGATGGTGCAGATTTCACAAAGACCTCATCAGCAGAATTTTTGCTTGATATTGCGCCGCTGTTAAAGGCAGAGCACCAAATTCGAGCGCTCGAGGCCGGGAAAGAGGAGGCCATCTACCTTGATGTAGATCGCGGAGACGCCTGTTTGCAGATTAAGAGAAGAACTTGGACAGGTAAACAAGTAGCCAGTGTTGCACGCCTAACCTATCCAGGCAGTCGATATGAGCTGACGGCCAGATTTGATAACGCATAA